The Reichenbachiella carrageenanivorans region ATGGAACAATCATCATCCCTACAGCCGAACTGACTACAGCTGGGGACATGACCATTTCCATACAAAGCATTGCTACTACACAAGGCAACCTTTGCTCTCAGTCTGGATTAGCCATCAATGCCAACTTCACTGTAGAAGACCTGCCAAACACCGCAGGACTCACCCTCTTAATCGATGATACTTGCCAAGGAGAATCCACTACGGTGATCCTTACAAGCAACTTGGTAGATGGAGACTACGAGCTGACCTACCGTCTGTTTGGAGCCAATTCGACTATTGTCAAAACTATCGTAGCGAAGGTAGTATCGGGCAATGGCAACATCAGCTTTACACTACCGGGCACTTGGCTACCCCATGCAGGACTGACCAATATTGGTATCTCAGCCATCGAATTTACTGACGGACAGCAGTGCAGCGTGAGCGAAGACTTCCAAGGCAGCTTCAATGTAGAAGCCTTGCCTGCTACAGATGATCTGACGCTTGCAGCAGACAATACTTGCCTAGGCGACCCTACACAAGTACAGGGCACAAGTACGAGCTTGGTAGATGATACTTATCTATTGACTTATAATCTGTCTGGTGCCAATGTATCCTCTGATCATACCATAGCCGTAGCAGTGACTAGTGGTGATTTCAATTTTGAAATTCCCGCTTCTCAGCTTACACTCCCTGGCGCTAATGTGATACGGATCACCAACATCGAATTACAATCTGGCTTAAACTGCGGCAGCAGTGCTGCCACAATCTCAGCCGCATTCGACGTGAACGAAGCGCCAGATGTATCTGGTGTCACTTGGACAGTAGAAAGCCCTATGTGTCGAAACAACGCCCCACTACTCACTATAGGAGGACTGGAAGCATCTACCTACTACAGTATTACCTTCGATAAAAATGGTACCGAAACTACTGAAATGATCACAACTGATGGAAGTGGGTCGTCAGACCTGACGACCGACGTATTGATCGCAGATGGTACTTACGAACTGATCAGCGTGAGCTTCGACGACGGAGACACGCAATGTAACAGCAGCCTCACTCGATCAGCTACCTCGGATGTAGGTTGTGCACCTATCAGCCAAGACGCTACCGTGGAGGGCATCGAAGACAACCTGACGGTTTTCTTCAACCATGACTTTTATTTCGAAGACCCTGACAATGACGCCTTGAAAGGAGTGGTGATAACTACCCTACCAAGCAAGGGCTTGCTCTTCTACTCCGGTGTGGTCGTGACTATGGCAGACGTAGTCACCAAGACGACCTACCCACAGCGCAACCTGTTTAGGTACTTTCCGAGCTTCGATGGCAACGGTGCGCCATTCGATAGTTTCACCTTCAAGGTGAGAGATGTATCAGGTGATGTAGACACAGAATACAGTGTAGCGGATTATACGATGTCTATAAACATCATAAGTCAGGAAGATGCACCTACCGTAAGCGATGTCTTGAAAACGACACAAGAAGAAACAACGCTCACTTTTGCTGCATCAGACTTTACGGCTAGCTATTCAGACACAGAAGGTGATCCTTTGCTAGAAATCAAGTTTAATGACTTACCAACAGTAGAAGGTACTTTGAAATTGAACGGATCATCCATCGTTGCTGATCAATCTATCCCATTGGCTCAAGCCAACTTAATCACCTTCGACCCTGCTACCAATATCATTGGCGAAGTCAGGTTCAAATGGTGGGGATCTGATGGCTCTTCATATTCGCAGGAACCTGCCGATGTCATCATCACTGTAGAACCAGTAAACGATGCACCAATTGCCATCGACGATTTCAACAATGTGAATGGCACCAATGCCGTATCGGGCGATGTATCGCTCAATGATTACGACCCTGAAGGCAATGACTTGGCTTTTATGCTAGTGACACCTCCAGAAAATGGTATACTAACATTCAATACCAATGGAACCTATACCTATGTAGCCAATTCAGGATATAATGGCAACGATACCTTTACCTATCAAGTATGTGACCTACCTCCTGCTCCACAAGCGTCATTGTGCGACGAAGGGCTAGTCACCATAGCAGTCACAGCCATTCTACTAGATACAGATCATGACGGTATCCTCGATATCATAGAAGTAGGCCCAGACCCTAGCAATCCTATTGATACGGATGGTGACGGCTCCCCTGACTACAATGACAAGGATGCGGACAATGATGGTATAGCAGATTTCTTCGAATACAAAACAGATAACTTCGGCATCGGTGGTCGGGTGAATGCCCCTGCCAATGTGTTGATTCCGAGGGATTCGGATGGTGATGGCACGCCAGATTACCTAGACTCCGACTCCGACAACGATGGTGCACTGGATATGGAGGAAAGTGGAAATGGACTACCTGTAGGTACCGACTCCGATGGAGATGGCATAGACGATGCTTTTGAGGACCCTAGCGGTAGCTCAAACAATCTGTCTCGAAACCCAAGAGATACAGATGGAGACGGCATTCCTGATTATACTGACGATGACGACGACAATGACAGTATTCTGACCATCAATGAAGATCTAGACAAAAATGGAAGTCCTATCGGGGAAGATACCGATGGAGATGGCATTGAAAACTACAGAGACAATGATGATGATAATGACCTGGTTCTAACCATCAATGAAGACATAGATGGAGATGGCAATCCGCTCGATGACGACACCGATGGAGATGGTATTGTCAACTATCTTGACGATGACGATGATGGAGATACCGTGCTTACACGAGATGAAGACATCAATGTCAACGGGCTACTCGTCCTAGAGACTTATCCTTGGTTCAACGATGATGGCACTTGGGCTGCAGCAGATGGAGACCCTAGAAACGACGATACCGACCTAGATGGCATCCCTAACTACCTAGATGAAGACGATGATGCCGATGGTATACTTACAAAAGATGAAGATGTGAATGGCAACGGAGATCCAAAAGATGACGATGAAGATGGAGACACTAAGCCAAACTACCTTGATAACTCTGACGATGAAGACGGAGATGGACTCCCTGATATCGAGGAATGCAGTCAGGGCGACAGTCCCACTGGATGCGACTGCGATAACGATGGTATTCCAAACTTCATAGATGCCTATGACGATTGTGGTGGTGCGTCGCTCCAGATTCCGAATGTATTCACACCAAATGGAGATGGATCTAACGACACCTGGCGAATACCGCTGATAGACGATCCGCTCTATGCGAACAATACCGTACAGATATTCAATCGCTGGGGTAGTAAAGTATATGAAGCCGACAACTATGAAAATGCCAATGTAGTATTTGATGGAACGGCCAACTCTGGCTTAGTTCCAGGAGGAGAAGAGCTGCCTGATGGCACCTACTTCTACATTGTAACCTTGAAGGATCAAGGGGAAAGTTTATCAGGTTATGTTGTAATTAAGAGATAAGAGGAGAGATGAAAGCATTTAAAAACACGATACAAGCCGCCTTCCTTTTAGCAATAACATTGCTAAGTACCGTCTCTTTGGCACAGCAGCAAGGCATGTTTACCCAGTATATGTTCAACGGTCTGGCGATCAACCCTGCCTATGCAGGCAGCCACGAAACGCTAAGTTTGACAGCTCTCACCCGATATCAATGGGTGGGAATCGATGGAGCTCCCAACACACAATCTTTCTCGGCACATGCGCCGATCAAGAAAGAGCAAATAGCACTTGGGCTACAGCTATTCAATGATGATATTGGTGTGTCCAAAACTTTCAACATGTTTGCCGCCGCAGCTTACCGCATCAACTTCGACAAGACTACTTTATCATTGGGTTTACAGTTGGGCTTTAGTAGTTACAAATCGAACGTATCTACGCTAAATCCAATTTGGGACAACAATGACATTGCGCTAAGCGAAGATGTACGAGAGCCTTTCAAACCCAATATGGGAACTGGAGCATACTACTACGGTGACCGTTTCTACCTGGGGCTGTCTCTGCCTACCCTCTTCAATGCTACCATTAATAGTTTTGAAATAGAAGATACTGGCTTGACATATGAAAGCGGTACTTCCCGACGTCACGTATTTTTGACGGGCGGATATGTATTCGATCTAGGTCACCATTTCAAACTAAAGCCAAGTGGATTGATCAAATACGTAGCAGGTGCGCCCATCCAAATGGACATCAACTTAAACTTACTCATAGACGAAGTGATCTGGGTAGGTACTTCGTATCGTTCAGGAGAAAGTTTGGACTTCTTGCTTGAACTTCAACTGACAAGTAGCCTGCGGTTCGGTTATGCCTACGACTACATACTCAACGACATCAACATGATCAGCTCTGGCTCTCACGAGCTCATGCTCAACTACCGAATCGAATTCAAAAAAGACAGAGTAACCTCACCACGATACTTTTAACCTAAGGGTACATCGCTATTATTATGAAAGAATATATACTTGTTTGTTGCCTAATCATCGCATCGCTCACCGCACAAGGACAATATGCCGATATCAAATACATTGGGAAATCTAGTCTAGCCAAAGGAGATGCAGAAGTGGCCAATGGCTCTTATGCTGCCTCAATCAAATACTATAAAATGGCTACCGAAGAGGAACCCACCAATGCCGATGCACAATTGAAATTAGCCAAAAGCTATTGGAAGATCAATGATATGCTCAATGCAGAAAAAGCACTGGCAGCCTATATCAAACTGCAAGACGAATTTGACCCTGAAATTATACGAGAGTATATAGAAGCGCTGGCGAGCAATAAAAACTATGACAAAATCAAACCTTGGGTAGCAAAGTATCAGGCCAAAGCCAAAGAAAGTGGTATCCGCATAGATCGACTTGATGCCTTCAGCAATGTAGAGCAGTTCAACAAAGACAGCAAGTACTACACCGTCTCTCACCTGACCGTAGCCAACGACTGGTCAGACATGGCACCTACCTACTACAAAGAAGGCTATTTGTTTATCTCCGATCGCCATGAAAAGGTAGTGATTCGGAGCAAAACGAAGAAGACTCAATCGAACTACTTAGACATCTATTACACAAAAAAAAGACCTGACGGTGGCTATATGAAGCCTAACCGGTTACAAAAGAAAATAAATACCAAGTATCATGAAGGGCCACTCTGCACTTATCAAAACAACTCCAAAGTAGTATTGACACGCAACAACCTAAACGATAAAAAGAAAGCGCAACGCAGTCGTACGGACGATCAAAACAAGCTCAACTTATACTTTGCAGAAATTGAAAATGACAACATCAAAAATATCAGCCAGTTTCAATACAACAGCCCAGAATACAACAATGCACACCCTGCCGTAGCCGAAGATGGTTCGTATATGATCTACGCTTCTGATCAGCCTGGAGGACTGGGAGGTGCAGACTTATACATCACCTACGCTACAGCCGATGGCGGCTGGTCTGAACCAGAAAACCTAGGATCAAAAGTAAACACCAAAGGCAGCGAACTATACCCTTCCCTGACGGGTAATGTACTCTATTTCGCATCAAACGGTCAGCCTGGGCTTGGTGGCATGGATGTCTACAAAACGGTACTCACTGGCAAGGAACCTGGTAAGGTGACCAACCTCGGTAGTCCGGTCAATTCAAGTAAAGACGACTTTGGTTTGATTACCAAAACTGGGCGTGAAGGGTACTTCGTCTCTAATAGAAGAAATGAGCTCTATGACGTGATCTATAGCTATACCTATACCAAGAAAACCGACGACAAACTCATTGCTCATGTATACGCGATCGACACTATTTCCAATCAAGTGCTATCCAATACCGCTATCAATGTAGTAGATACCAGAAACAATCAATTTCTAGCTCCCTTCGAAGTGCGTAGCGATACTTTCACTTATGTATTGGATACTGGGGTAGAATATTCGGTGATAGCCGCCAGACAGCAGTATTTTACAAACCAAAAAGTATTCTTCTCAGGTAGTGAAATCAATGACGAATTAGACTGGCCTGTACCATTGGACTCCATGGCTGTTGGCAAATCAATCAGACTCGATGACATCTACTATGATTTCGACAAAGCAACTCTTCGAGATTCTTCGAAATATCAGCTCAATTACCTGATAGTGATGCTACAAGACAACCCAACTATGAAAGCAGAGCTACACTCACATACGGATACTCGAGGTTCTGAAAGCTACAATATGAAACTCTCAAAGAAAAGAGCAAAATCAGTAGTAGACTACATGGTCACGGCTGGCATCAACAAAGATCGTTTGGTTCCTGTGGGTTTTGGAGAATCTAAACCTTTGGTAGACTGCGCCCCAGGTGAATGCACCGAAGAGGACCACCAACTCAACAGAAGAACGGAACTATTAGTCACTGACTTGTAGTCTAGTCTACCCCTTATTAGTTTGTCTTAACGTTTAAAACTAGATCTTATAATTACTACGAGCTGAAATAGTACAACTTGACACAAAAAAGGCGCTCTCAATATTGATTATTGAGAGCGCCTTTTTTTACGCATAAGCTGTTTTAATTATTCAATACCCTGACAGCTCATCGCCCACTCAATGTATTGTTCTTGGTTTTCTTCAAAGCTCTCTGGTTTTGCTTGTGCAAAAAACAGATAGTGCACAGGATTAAACTTGTTTTTGGCCACTACAGCATAGATCATTTCTTCTCCAGCTTGCGCTTCATAAGTATCCCACCAAGCAAAGCCATTTTCATCTTCGCCGTCTACTACTTTTTCCCAGTTTTTTTCAGGAATACCTGTTTCGTTTACAGCAAAGTTCACAATGTTTGCTCTAGTGTACTGCTCTCCAGTAAAAGCATAGGCATTGATTTTAGTCTTGGTTTCACCATTGAAGCCTTCTATTTTTGCATACCCTTCAGTTTCTAATAATTTGAACCCAAAACCTTGAGGAATCGACATGTCAAATTTATAATCCTTAGTATTGATGTTGCTTTGTGCAAAAGCAAACAAAGCATAAAAAACAAGGGCAAGAGATAATACGGTCTTTTTCATAATTTAAGTTTAATTGATTTTCCAGTTAGGTGCTTTACCCAGACAATAAAGCTATTCATTTTTCTTATGGTACAAAAACAATTTTCCCTTTCACTTTTTTCAGTTTAAGCTCGTGCATCGCTTCGGCTACTTTCTCTAATGGGTATTGCTGATACACTTGTGCATGTACCTTTCCTTCTTCCAGCCACTGGACAATAGTCTTAAAATTATCAGCATTCTCCTGTGGCTCGTTCCTAAAAAAACCACCCCAAAACACACCCACAATCGAGCAACCCTTCAGTAAGGGCAAGTTCATCGGGATTTTGGGTATCTCCCCTGCGGCAAAACCAACCACCAGATAGCGACCTTTCCACGCAATAGCACGCAAGGCTGGCTCGGCAAATCGATCGCCCACAGGATCATATATCACATCTACTCCTTTGCCGTTGGTCAATGCCTTGGCCTGTTCCTTTAGATCCTCTTTCGAGTAATTGATCGTCAGATCCGCTCCAATCGATTGACAATAAGCCAATTTCTCATCGGTACTTGCTGCAGCAATTACAGTAGCTCCTAGTGCTTTGCCTATCTGAATAGCTGCCGTACCCACACCGCCAGCGGCTCCCAATACAAGCAGCGTTTCTCCTGTCTGCAACTGCGCTCTATTCACCAGCGCATGATAGGATGTACCAAAGGTCATCATAGTAGCTGCCGCCTGCACAAAATCGATACTATCTGGCAGCGGAAAGACATTGGTGGCTTTTCCTCTCACCTCTTCTGCAAATCCACCCCAACCCGTACCAGCCATTACTCGATCGCCTACTTGAAGGTGGGGCACGCCCTCACCTACAGACTTAATCACTCCTGCCACTTCTCCTCCTGGAGAAAATGGCATCTCGGGCTGAAACTGATATTTACCCTCTATAATCAAGGTATCTGGAAAATTGAGGCCACTGGCCTTTACTGAAATAATCACTTCTCCTATATCGGGAACGAGCGATTCTGTTTCTTTCACCACCAGATTTTCAGGAGGCCCATAAGATTCGCATAATACTGCTTTCATGTTCTGTTTTTTATACCGCCAAAAGGTCTGGCTCTGAGAGATAGATGAGATAGCCATCCACTTGATCGTAGCCCATCTCACCCAGTATGTTTTTATACTCTTGTACTTGTCGCAAATGTCCATCTGCTCGCGCTCCAGTTTTGTAGTCGATCACAATGGCTCGGTTGTCTTTTACGATTACCCGATCTGGTCGTTTCAGTTTGCCATTAGTCAACAATATCGATGACTCATTTTTCACCTGCCAGCTTACATCAAACCATCCTTCTATTTGAGGGATTTCCCATATCTCTCTCAGTTTTAATTTGATATCAACCATTTCTTGATCCGACAAACCGAATTTAATCTGTGCCTTGCTCAGCGCCATAGTAAAATCATTCTTAGACCTAATCAGAGAAAAAATCCAATGAATAATCTGTCCGTAGTTGATCGACTCTACCACGGCTTCTTCCAGAATATGTGCCTGTTGTCGAAGCTTGATCCGATCTGCAGGAGGGGAAAAATCATACGCCGTCAAGGAAACTTCTCCTTCTTGTGGAGAAGGGTATTCAGAATGCGGAGGTAATTTCCCTATCTGCACTGGCACCAATTCCTCTGCTAGCAAAGACCTGTCTTTAGCATACTGATAGAGCAGATCGGCCACACTCGTCATGCTATTACCAAACGGTTTCACAGGTGCCATTACATACAATGCCTCTTCTGCACGCGTCAGAGCCACGTAGAGCAAGTTCAAACTATCCAGATAGACATCCGCTTTTTCTAGGTAGAAATCTTTCGCAAATACGGTCTTTGCCAAATCATTTTTATACCGTACTGGTAGATACGGTACCTGCTCTAGCACTTGCGCCCCATTAGTTTCACACCACAACAATTGCTCATTGGTACCATGATCCAGAGACCACTGGCAAAACGGCACGATCACCACCTTGAATTGCAAGCCCTTAGACTTGTGCACCGTCATCAGGCGAATAGCTTCCTGATCCTCAGACACCTGAATAGAACGTGTATCATGATCACTCCACCAGACCAAAAAATCTGTAAGGCTATCCCTCTCGTACTTTAGATAGTCGAGTATCAAATCCTGAAAAGCAAGCAGATAGGCGTGATCACCCACCTGATTGAAAAGCTGAAAATGATGGATGATAGCTTCCACCATTTGCGACATATTCATTTTAGTTAGTTCGCTTTCCTTCGCTATCAAGTCCGTTGGATTCCAGATAGCATCTGTTCTTTCTCCATATTGCCGGCAAGCATAGTGCAGCTGGGCTTTCGCCAATGGCTGTATGGGGTTGGCTAACCACAGCAGGCTTTGCAGTACCAAATGCACCGCAGGGTTGTTTTTGATAAACAAAGACTCATTAGATATGATGTCGTACTTGTAGCCATCATTTCCTGTCTGAAGCTGATATTCCATCAGACCTTTGGTTATGGTCTTGCCTTGCGGGTTGGTTCGTACCAAGATCGCAATATCATTCAGTTGGTAATTGGCTTTTTGGAGGTACTGAAGATACTTTACGAGTTCATCTATTACATACTGATTCACATCATCTATCTCTTCGTCCTTCTCATAAAAATGGAGTTGTATCAACCCATCTCCAGACTCATCAAAAAGCTGCTGGGCACTACTATCGTAAGCCGCCTGCATATTCAGGCTGGCCTTGATTTCTTCACCTATATGACCTCCTAAATGATTTTCTAATAGCTCTGGTGCACGTAGAAACAAGTCATTGTTAAACTCCACAATGTTCTGCTTACTTCTTCGGTTGGTACTCAAACCCTCGTCTTTGATATGGTTTTCGCCAATGTCTTTACGGATTTGATCCAATAGGATTTTCCAATTACCCCCTCGCCAGCGGTAGATGCTTTGTTTGATATCACCCACTACCATAGAGAAGTTGCCCGCACTCAATGTGTCTTGAAT contains the following coding sequences:
- a CDS encoding PorP/SprF family type IX secretion system membrane protein, producing MKAFKNTIQAAFLLAITLLSTVSLAQQQGMFTQYMFNGLAINPAYAGSHETLSLTALTRYQWVGIDGAPNTQSFSAHAPIKKEQIALGLQLFNDDIGVSKTFNMFAAAAYRINFDKTTLSLGLQLGFSSYKSNVSTLNPIWDNNDIALSEDVREPFKPNMGTGAYYYGDRFYLGLSLPTLFNATINSFEIEDTGLTYESGTSRRHVFLTGGYVFDLGHHFKLKPSGLIKYVAGAPIQMDINLNLLIDEVIWVGTSYRSGESLDFLLELQLTSSLRFGYAYDYILNDINMISSGSHELMLNYRIEFKKDRVTSPRYF
- a CDS encoding OmpA family protein, translating into MKEYILVCCLIIASLTAQGQYADIKYIGKSSLAKGDAEVANGSYAASIKYYKMATEEEPTNADAQLKLAKSYWKINDMLNAEKALAAYIKLQDEFDPEIIREYIEALASNKNYDKIKPWVAKYQAKAKESGIRIDRLDAFSNVEQFNKDSKYYTVSHLTVANDWSDMAPTYYKEGYLFISDRHEKVVIRSKTKKTQSNYLDIYYTKKRPDGGYMKPNRLQKKINTKYHEGPLCTYQNNSKVVLTRNNLNDKKKAQRSRTDDQNKLNLYFAEIENDNIKNISQFQYNSPEYNNAHPAVAEDGSYMIYASDQPGGLGGADLYITYATADGGWSEPENLGSKVNTKGSELYPSLTGNVLYFASNGQPGLGGMDVYKTVLTGKEPGKVTNLGSPVNSSKDDFGLITKTGREGYFVSNRRNELYDVIYSYTYTKKTDDKLIAHVYAIDTISNQVLSNTAINVVDTRNNQFLAPFEVRSDTFTYVLDTGVEYSVIAARQQYFTNQKVFFSGSEINDELDWPVPLDSMAVGKSIRLDDIYYDFDKATLRDSSKYQLNYLIVMLQDNPTMKAELHSHTDTRGSESYNMKLSKKRAKSVVDYMVTAGINKDRLVPVGFGESKPLVDCAPGECTEEDHQLNRRTELLVTDL
- a CDS encoding NADPH:quinone oxidoreductase family protein; translation: MKAVLCESYGPPENLVVKETESLVPDIGEVIISVKASGLNFPDTLIIEGKYQFQPEMPFSPGGEVAGVIKSVGEGVPHLQVGDRVMAGTGWGGFAEEVRGKATNVFPLPDSIDFVQAAATMMTFGTSYHALVNRAQLQTGETLLVLGAAGGVGTAAIQIGKALGATVIAAASTDEKLAYCQSIGADLTINYSKEDLKEQAKALTNGKGVDVIYDPVGDRFAEPALRAIAWKGRYLVVGFAAGEIPKIPMNLPLLKGCSIVGVFWGGFFRNEPQENADNFKTIVQWLEEGKVHAQVYQQYPLEKVAEAMHELKLKKVKGKIVFVP
- a CDS encoding UvrD-helicase domain-containing protein, translated to MIIKNFSIYRASAGSGKTYILTYNYIRLALKYPDYFKTVLAVTFTNKATEEMKSRIQSTLKELAKGQNSMSADLMVELNINEQQLSERADALLKSILHNYSFFAVTTIDAFFQKIVRSFAREIGIQTGFKIELDQSKVISEVIDQMLADMANDPHLVKWLTDFAIYQINQGKSWDTRKDIKNLSGELFNEFLVLNKHKVFEQLSEPDFINNFIKSLNDRRTTLEQGMAAIGGKIKAILDRYGLAKDDFTQKARGVGGFFEGIAQGEFKDANNHTLKAIKEDVWYSKTSKTKDLVESAIGDGIQTLGAQALVYIEENGREYQSLNQVIKYIYTFGLLSRISDEINDYREEHDLLLISDFPVFLNEIINDSDAPYIYEKVGTRYKHYLIDEFQDTSGLQWNNFKPLIQDTLSAGNFSMVVGDIKQSIYRWRGGNWKILLDQIRKDIGENHIKDEGLSTNRRSKQNIVEFNNDLFLRAPELLENHLGGHIGEEIKASLNMQAAYDSSAQQLFDESGDGLIQLHFYEKDEEIDDVNQYVIDELVKYLQYLQKANYQLNDIAILVRTNPQGKTITKGLMEYQLQTGNDGYKYDIISNESLFIKNNPAVHLVLQSLLWLANPIQPLAKAQLHYACRQYGERTDAIWNPTDLIAKESELTKMNMSQMVEAIIHHFQLFNQVGDHAYLLAFQDLILDYLKYERDSLTDFLVWWSDHDTRSIQVSEDQEAIRLMTVHKSKGLQFKVVIVPFCQWSLDHGTNEQLLWCETNGAQVLEQVPYLPVRYKNDLAKTVFAKDFYLEKADVYLDSLNLLYVALTRAEEALYVMAPVKPFGNSMTSVADLLYQYAKDRSLLAEELVPVQIGKLPPHSEYPSPQEGEVSLTAYDFSPPADRIKLRQQAHILEEAVVESINYGQIIHWIFSLIRSKNDFTMALSKAQIKFGLSDQEMVDIKLKLREIWEIPQIEGWFDVSWQVKNESSILLTNGKLKRPDRVIVKDNRAIVIDYKTGARADGHLRQVQEYKNILGEMGYDQVDGYLIYLSEPDLLAV